A window of Benincasa hispida cultivar B227 chromosome 9, ASM972705v1, whole genome shotgun sequence genomic DNA:
CTTTCTCATCCTTTTCCTTTGattcatagtgatgtttggAGATCTAGTAGAGTTCAGAATATAACACGAGCTAAAtggtttattttctttattgatgatcacaTTAGACTTACTTGGGTCtttttaatgaaagaaaaatttgagGTTACtgtcatatttaaaaatattaatgtcATGATTCTCAATCTCTTTAACGGAAAAATCCAAATCCTTCACATTGATAATGCTAAGGATTATTTTAACACTTCATCAGGAcactttctaaaagaaaaaggtaTTGCCCACCTAAGTATGTGCCCAAACACTCCCCAACAAATGGAATTACAGAGAGGAAAAGTAAACATGTTTTAGAAGTTTCTAGAACTTTTATGTTTTTCGCTAACACCACCATCAGTTTTAGGGAGAAGTTGTTCTGACAGCCACATACCTTATTAATAGAATGTCCTATTGAACATTCGACTTCAAACCTCCCTTACAAAAACTTGAGTATTTTCACATAATATATTATTCTCTCAAGTTCACTAGAAAATATTTGGTTGTAAAGTTTTCGTTCAAGATCATCGATCCAATTGGAGTAAACTAGATCTTAAGGCAATCAAATGTATCTTTCTAGGTTATGCTCAAAGCTAAAAAGAATACAGATGCTATTCACCAACCATGAAAAAAATTTATACCTCTATGAATGTAACCTTATTTTCAAAAGCAAGACATCAGTGAACCTTCCATACTTGTTGAAAACGAAGGAACCCTAATAACAACCTTCAATGAAGAAAGTACTCCCCTCCTACATGAAACTGACATTTCCAACCAAAGCATACTCGAATGTAGGAAAGATCCGATAGTCTTTACTCAAAGAAAAACGAACATCCTTGGACATAAACCAATACTTAGTCAAAATTCAACTGAAATGCAGGATAATCATGTTTCCAACTCCACAACGGAAACCCTAACAGAAGACATCGATCTTCCCATTGCAAAATGGAAAGGGGTAAGAACTTGTATGATGCATCATATTCAAAACTATCTTACCAATAAACATCTCTCTCCCAAGTTCAAAGCATTTACAACTACCTATCCAAATATGCATTACTAACAACGTCTATAAAGATATTAAAGAAACCAATTGGAAGCAAgctatattatatgaaataaagGCCTTGGAAAGAACAacacatgaaaaataaaaaacctacCCCCAGGGAAGAAGACGGTAGGACGCAAATTAATCTtcaccataaaaaaaaaaaaaactaaaagagaAATAGATAGgctcaaagctagacttgttgCCAAAGGATTCCCAGTCTTATGACATTGACTACCaagatgttgggattggtgtcctaattctcccggagtctcgttgtttgtaatttatacacattgttttatgaataaaataattgttatttcattatggtatttactcatatccaataaacaaaactccatagttatcttatgtaaacttgataacctaaataggtctgtagttaaaaaaaaaaaacattgaactTCTTCTTCGCACGAACCAGACCCCTCCCCAATCCCTCCCAACATCTCTCTTTCACCAACCAACACTGCTCCACCTGTTGTTGCCCATTGCTCCACCTCTCTGCCGTTTGCCTCCGTCGACTGTTGCACGTCAAGTCATCGCTTCTCTCTCTATCTTTCTTTTCTCCAGcatctctttttcatcaactCCACACCATCTGTTGCTGACCACCATTCCACCTCTCTGCCGCTTACCTCCATTGACCACTGCATGTCCGATCGTCGATCACCGCTCTTCTCTCTATCTTCCTTTCTCTCTCTGTCCATTGTTCATTTAGgacaaatatgaaataaaaaaataattagaaatctagatttaaagttttaatatatttgtaaaatatcaaatatgggTGACGCGATtacaaaataacatatttaaatttccatttttttagtttgaaaaaagAATCACAAACCTTGTTTTATATCCCATTATATATTGAGTCGAGACGACATGTCGTACCGTACAAGACGATTATGGACTCGGCACCCGACCCATTTGTGATGTGGGCATTTCATTTCACATCCTTTGGAATTGGGTCTCGAAAATTGAGAGTTGGAGTCTCTGCCACTGGACCATAGATGAAAGAATGAATTCAACTGCTGAAGCTGGAAGACGACTGTGCCAGGGATTTGGATTTGGTGATGGCCGGTTTTATACGAACAGTGAGAAATGGAAGCTGTTTCTGGTGGTCGTTGCTGCACTTTTAGTATCCTTGGTTGTCGAATCTAATGCATCGGAGACAATTGGAGAATGGCAAATTCTTACCAGACAGAATTTCTCTTCTCAGATCAGACTTCATCCGCATATTCTTCTTCTCGTCACACTGCCCTGTAAGTTTTCTCTCATTctgtgattttatttttatgccAGAAGTGATCAACATCGACTAATTTTGAGCTTATTGTGAAGCGAGTGTGTTCGTCTCTTCTGTTTTGATTAGAAACTATTTTCTAATGTTTAGCTGATTAGGTAGTATGGTGATTTTTATTGCATTcggactatttttttttttcgcgTTTTCTACTTCCGTGATGGAGTGGCAAGGAGTAGTCCTGGAGTAGTTTAACTAGAGCGGTTCAGAGGCTTCATCGTATATTATCACAATTTAAGTGGCAAGAAGAGTAGTATTGGAGTAGTTTCGTATTCAATTTACACAGTAACAGTGTAAATCGAAGCTAAAAAAGTATAACCGGATGTTGATGGTATTGGTTGTCCAATTCAACgcccaaattcaaaattttaagattATCTTGTTTATTACCTGGAACAGGACCTTCGTACCCATGGAAATCAGTAGAAATCAAGCACACTGATTCTGATAAGAATTAAAAGtcattaaaacaaatttaaattgcCAGAAGTGATGGAGGATAAGTACTCTTTCAACGAGGAAGCTAAGGACCGAATCAATAATCTCTTCTGCACTTTATCTTAAAAACTCCAACAATTTCTCTCTGAAGTTGAAATCACTCACTCTCATTATCTTCAGAACATTTACATTTGGTTTCCTTCTTTGCCCGTGGCTAGAAAGTGCttgaaggagaaattttttAGTTCTGAAAGGGAGGCACCACTCTCTTTGAATCGTTGAAACACCTTGCTCCTAAATTCCCAAGAGGTTGaaaaaagatgttattgaccTTCGTGAGCATTACACAAAACATTGGTTGTGAACTTTCCTTTGGACTTGATATAGGGTGtgagtttcttttaaaattagcCACCAGCCTTTTTTCCTGATATGCTGGTTCTAGGCCTAAGGTATATAAGCTTTGAAATTGCCAATTGGttagaaaaatgaaattggttCTCTGAGAATTCCCCTTGAACATGATCCTACTACGATCACCAGCTTCGAGGGAATATTCTGAGTAAACAGTATTTTACAATTAGCCATCCGAGAAGTGAAGATATTTGGAGCCTCTACTCCAATTGTTAACGGTAACTGTTCAATGTGAATGCTgaagtattttattttacagTATCCTATATTCCGAAAGTTTTGGTTTCCTAAACTTTAGTGATGTAATTTAGGTGttaaaattatatatgtgaatatatatttgttttattgTTGGTGCATGATCAATTATTCTGTTGGCAGGGTCTGGTGAGTCACGAACACTAAAGAAAGATATAGCCCATCTGattgaaaatagaaaagaaagcTATAGTTCATTAAAGCTGATGTTCATGTACAGAAACTCGGAGAAGATGTTAGTAAATGCAATTGGTGCTACTTCAGAGGAGACAAATGTTATTTTCTACCATCATTCTGTATCTTACAAGTATCAAGGGAGACTAACAGCCCAAAATATTGTATTCTCAATTTATCCATACATGTCACTATTGcctgaacaacttccccttacaCACTTGAATACCCCTGAGGACTTGAAGTCATTCCTTGATTCAACTGATAAGGCCTTGCTTCTTGTGGAATCTTGTGGATGGACCCCAAAATTGTTGTCCAAGGGGATAAAGGGCAATGTTACAGGTCTGTGATGTTACTTCTGTACCTCTTGTCACCCTCAGCTTCGCTATTTCATTTctaaatgtacaaatacaattttttttttttattattttcactTTCAAAAGTGAATCGTTATGCAAAAAATTTGACAACAAAAAGATTCATTTATACTTGCTTTTGTTGTATTCGATACCTACTCCTGGTGCTTCATCATTATGTTTTCTGTAATTTCTAGAATGAATATCTGCATAACATTTTGTTGCAGATGATCTTATTGGAACAACTGACAAACATGCGGATGGAATGCAAACATCGAGAGGGAAGAATAACAGCAAGGTGgctagctattttttttttaccattacGTGATTGGTTGTAgaagataacaagaaaataatttattccAATATGTTTCTCACCTCTTCCTNNNNNNNNNNNNNNNNNNNNAAAAACAGCATCATAACCAAAATACGGACATGATGTGTGGTATTGAAAAAGGATATGATGGAGTTCCATGGTTTGGGGAGTTCAGTTCAGGAAACGATACTTGTACAGAGACTAAGTGTACCAATGAATCTTTTCCATCATCCTGCAATAATGAAGAGTTCATGCGGTACAACTCTTTCTTCACAAATTTATTGGCTGTTGTCAGAGAATTCTTCCTGCCCAGAGAGAAGCATGGGTTTGGTCTGATTTCCGATAGATTGATGATTTCTTCTCTTGGCATTGAAGATTCGGATTCATGGTTTGCAACACTTCATTTTGCTGGATGTCCCAGTTGTTCAAAAACTCTGAGAGCAGATGATGACCTTAAGCAAAATTTGCAGATGAATAATTTCATTGTTTCAGAGGTAAGTTAATTTGCCTTCAAagatagatttttttattatataatttatgatATTAATATCATTGCTTGATGTTTGGTTGGTTTCTCTATGATGTATATGTAAACAAACCATTGTGATACTTCTTTCATAGTTTCATTATAGATGATCATGCATATGTTATAGAAATTACACCACTAGTGAATGTTTTGTACAGAGACTGTACAAATGAACGTTTTCCATCATCATGCAATAATGAAGAGTTCATGTGCTACAACTCTTTCTCCACAAATTTATTGGCTGTTGTCAGAGAATTCATcacatcaatgaaatttttgttttctatcAAAAAGGGGGGGAAAAAAACCCCACTAAGCTGCTCGTTacacattttgttttttgttgctTTTAATGCCTTGATGACTTTTTGCCCTTTTTTATGCTTTTAAGGCCCTTCTAAGGTTTGGTAAGTGCTTGAACATGTTCCTCTTCCTTGTGCTTGAGTACCGACATCTTATGacagtttattattattattattatgaagcTAATACTCTAAGATCTTTAGGTTCTAGAAACTGAACATCAAATGTGAAACGTGgaaatttatgttttctttgtgATTGTCTTAGATATTAAATAGAAACACCACACCTTAAACAATATTCAAAGAaaggggagagagagagagagatcttAAACATGGAAGTAGGACTGTTTCTTATTTGCGTGAGTATTCCACAACCAAGCTAATGTTTAGATAATGGAAAAAGGGTTAAGGTATCTGCCAGATTTGAAAGGAAAATGGAGTTTAAAtcttgaaacaaaaaataatagaattcattttttatatataatttgttgGGATTTGTGTTATCATTTAGCTTGAAGTAGATGGGAGCGGTGAACAGCCTACTTTGCCAGTCAATAAGCCATCAATAATTCTATTCGTGGATAGATCATCCAACTCATCAGAGTCCAGAAGAAAAAGTAAGGTCGCTCTTCGGGATTTTAGAGAATTAGCACCACAGTATTGCACATCATATCCCGTCACTGAACAAGGTGGTAACAAGGTAGAGAAACCTTTGCTCCAAAAATATCCAGTTATGAGAAGTCCCTTGGAACCTCCTAGACTAAAGTTGTCTCCAGCATCTCGGTTGATTAAATTGGAGGATAAGATGTCTTCTGTCATGATTGTGAATGAGGGAAAACTTGTCTCTATGGATAAATTAGCTTCAGAACTACAAGGAAATTCATTGCATGAGATCCTATCGCTTCTAAAGAAAAAGGAGGCTAGGTTAAGCTCCCTTGCAAAGAATTTAGGTTTCCAGCTTTTATCTGATGATATTGACATTAAGTTAGTGGATCCATTGGCTGATGTGGCAGAAGTTCAACCTTTAGAAGTGTCACCAGAGACATCTCAGGAAGGCACTATGACACCTAGTGTTCAACCAGATGAAGATCAGTCCATTAATGGCAGGTGTATGTCTCCCAAAGAGCATAGGGAAGCTTCAGAATTTTGTACCATCGAACCTACTCCTCAGCAAGATAATGAAAAGAGAGATAGTATTCATGCAGTTGAGCATCATAATTTTATACAGTCTGATGAATCAACTTCCGACCATGTTCCTCAAAACattgaagttgaagaaaaaTCTTCTTTAACAATGGAAATATCAAGGGATGAAAACCTCCACTTCCAAGGTTTTGAaggttcatttttcttttctgacGGTAACTACCGATTACTTAAAGCTTTGACAGGTCAATCGAAGCTCCCTGCTTTGGTAATACTCGATCCCCTTCTGCAACAGCATTATGTCTTTCCACCAGAGAAAATACTAAGCTATTCCTCACAGGCTGATTTTTTGAGCAGTTTTTTCAATAGAAGCTTACTTCCATATCAACTGTCTGAATCTGTTAACAAGAGCCCTAGGGCAGCCATCAGCCCACCATTTTTTAATTTGGATTTTCATGAGGTGGATTCTGTTCCTCGAGTTACAGCTCTTACTTTCTCCAAACTTGTTATTGGCTCCAACCAATCTGAATCCTTAAATACACTCGATGCATGTGGCAAGGATGTGTTGGTTTTGTTCAGCAATAGTTGGTGCGGTTTTTGTCAGAGAAGCGAAGTAGTTGTTCGTGAAGTTTATCGAGCTATCCAGGGTTATGCTAATACGCTGAAGAGTGGATGTGGAAAGGAAAGAAATATGTTAAGTGGTGAGTATTTCATTGCTTGTCCTCAAAATTTGTTAGGAGTGATGGTGGTTTGTTCTTTGTCGTCTTATCTTCTTCTACCTGTTCTGTTTGAAAATGCATCCGGATTTCCTTTCGTGGGAATTTTACAATTTGTCTTAACATGAAATTACTATTTTGCTCATCGCTTTTAAGTGGTTTCTATGACTTGATACGAAGCTCATCTATTTTGTAATCTTAGTATTTTAATGTAAGATATCTATAGAACGTCGGTTGACTTTTGGTATTAGAGGAAATTTGCTAATAAAAAGATGGCAGTAAGTGTTTTTCTTTTATCCATTAaatgtttaaatcaattttagaatGGTCGAACAATAATAGTGTTTATATTCACGTTACATTTTGCAGAAACACGTGCAGATCTACTGTCAAATCTTCCGCTTATCTACTTAATGGACTGCACACTGAATGATTGCAGTTCAATTCTAAAGTCATTTGATCAGGTGCGCTTGTCAGGACTGACATCTGTTTTTTTCTTCCCTGtaaaagtttttcttttattttaatgctTTTATGCAATCAGTGTTTTCATAGATTGTTTTGCCAAATTATTGGTGAACATGGTATGGTAGTTCCAACAATGTTAGATTTAAAAGTTTTGcgtaattttgtattttggaaATTTGTCTCTGCCAgtgattaattttttatttgcttcGCATTGTTCAATAGTTAACATTTCGTAAACTTGGAACATGCAGAGAGAAGTATATCCTGCACTTTTGTTATTTCCAGCAGCAAGGAAGAAAGCTATATTGTATGAAGGTGATCTAGCAGTAAGAGATATTATTAAATTTGTGGCAGAACAAGGAAGTAATTCCCAACATCTTATCAATCAGAACGGTAATGTCCAACTAAGACTTTTTATTGTCTCCCTTATTACTATTCTTACCACCCGAGTTCCATCATCAtaatcatcatcttcttcttccttctttttttccttttttttggcATCATAATGGTGTTGATTTCTGCATCAACAGGCTTGTTAGCTTgttgatattatatttgtatGATTTGCTTGTACCTTTAAGTCCACGATCGTCGTTAAACCTTCCACATATATCTTAGGCATAGAAGACAATTTCTCTTGGATGAGTAAGAGTCATGAAACATATTGAATGCACCGTGTCACGGTCTCAATTAATGTGGCTGGTTCTGTTGATTGAGAAATTTGATTAGTTCAAAACTATCAAATTATGTATAGAGTAGTATTTTTTAAAGTCCAAGCGCAATAAAGCGCAAGTCTTCTGGGGCAAGCACAAGGTGCAAAAGAAAGCACGGGCTTTTTGTTGTGAGATGCACTGTAT
This region includes:
- the LOC120085786 gene encoding LOW QUALITY PROTEIN: uncharacterized protein LOC120085786 (The sequence of the model RefSeq protein was modified relative to this genomic sequence to represent the inferred CDS: deleted 1 base in 1 codon; substituted 1 base at 1 genomic stop codon); this translates as MNSTAEAGRRLCQGFGFGDGRFYTNSEKWKLFLVVVAALLVSLVVESNASETIGEWQILTRQNFSSQIRLHPHILLLVTLPWSGESRTLKKDIAHLIENRKESYSSLKLMFMYRNSEKMLVNAIGATSEETNVIFYHHSVSYKYQGRLTAQNIVFSIYPYMSLLPEQLPLTHLNTPEDLKSFLDSTDKALLLVESCGWTPKLLSKGIKGNVTDDLIGTTDKHADGMQTSRGKNNSKHHNQNTDMMCGIEKGYDGVPWFGEFSSGNDTCTETKCTNESFPSSCNNEEFMRYNSFFTNLLAVVREFFLPREKHGFGLISDRLMISSLGIEDSDSWFATLHFAGCPSCSKTLRADDDLKQNLQMNNFIVSELEVDGSGEQPTLPVNKPSIILFVDRSSNSSESRRKSKVALRDFRELAPQYCTSYPVTEQGGNKVEKPLLQKYPVMRSPLEPPRLKLSPASRLIKLEDKMSSVMIVNEGKLVSMDKLASELQGNSLHEILSLLKKKEARLSSLAKNLGFQLLSDDIDIKLVDPLADVAEVQPLEVSPETSQEGTMTPSVQPDEDQSINGRCMSPKEHREASEFCTIEPTPQQDNEKRDSIHAVEHHNFIQSDESTSDHVPQNIEVEEKSSLTMEISRDENLHFQGFEGSFFFSDGNYRLLKALTGQSKLPALVILDPLLQQHYVFPPEKILSYSSQADFLSSFFNRSLLPYQLSESVNKSPRAAISPPFFNLDFHEVDSVPRVTALTFSKLVIGSNQSESLNTLDACGKDVLVLFSNSWCGFCQRSEVVVREVYRAIQGYANTLKSGCGKERNMLSETRADLLSNLPLIYLMDCTLNDCSSILKSFDQREVYPALLLFPAARKKAILYEGDLAVRDIIKFVAEQGSNSQHLINQNGILLTVADNRIGNVRSFEDARPTHPRGKDAIAIEKYHEVLVRDRKVESATRFSHINLHITNDEEGXSSPRIGIGSMLIATDKLVGSQLFDNAQILIVKADQTIGFHGLIINKHIRWDSLQDMAEGLDMLNEAPLSLGGPLIKRKMPLVALTQKVPEDLQLEILPGIYFLNQVATLHEIEEIKSGNHSIDGYWFFLGYSSWGWDQLYDEIAEGVWRLSDDSASYLGWPEV